A window of the Gossypium hirsutum isolate 1008001.06 chromosome A03, Gossypium_hirsutum_v2.1, whole genome shotgun sequence genome harbors these coding sequences:
- the LOC107887005 gene encoding probable ubiquitin-like-specific protease 2B isoform X1, producing the protein MSSTSPMRTKELRRSPRSFSQGLRTLKEAARHLLVSTNTTFFNALSGKMKIATYQLILMTKLHIAAVLSEWKLAICRLNLTQRLQNLNYSGKNEIRKILIDLDLEEGDCSRTKQKDVRTGLIVLDSECTELQSLQSLKTRKKSKIDEPIDIDAKEVQAIKPAEKLSIYNLGGVNACVTSQQCTFPACCPVNMGQEKISELDTPLQYFSSSYKNEPVNVISDDDDRIEIISSSVFTSPDECRDFLEEQLLVHASDGHEIVTTVLPFERENVKVVISPDFMFYRGMYCTEGQLTFSKTCLKFKGSTVNGTKKKISFVWTVGDIISIDSQWLEGVETAIINLVLLSKKSKRAGNENEPSAIELLKFSLCDPCWSEREKAIKSVSVRYKDIWNAISEENEENAFMGQSRRFLSKPFFSDFHEHFEEVIYPKGDPDAISISKRDVALLQPETFINDTIIDFYIKYLKNKIQPEEQHRFHFFNSFFFRKLADLDKGLSSACQLKAAFERVRKWTRKVDIFAKDYIFIPVNYSLHWSLIVMCHPGEVANFRDEGTENLLNVPCILHMNSIRGSHRGLKNLFQSYLSEEWKESHGEAADDVPSNFLHLQFVQLEVPQQENSFDCGLFLLHYMELFLLQASPDFCPFKLNMHWFPPAEASLKRFHIKKLICEIFDEQSCYSTSLLPVRSEQDTGVQICSSTKTCYGYYSNSTVNQGPNNFALSAASPPIVLRSHKELGLEGFKFYGVDVHGGSLSHGNYQQINTLGKRIAMPPIEATFISLLPTSLKHEIKQFAS; encoded by the exons ATGTCTTCGACTTCGCCGATGAGGACGAAAGAATTGAGGAGGAGTCCGCGGAGTTTCTCGCAAGGTTTAAGAACCCTAAAAGAGGCAGCACGGCATCTCCTTGTCTCAACAAATACAACTTTCTTCAATGCT TTGTCCGGCAAAATGAAAATAGCAACATACCAATTGATCTTGATGACGAAG TTGCATATTGCAGCAGTACTAAGCGAATGGAAGTTAGCAATCTGCCGGTTGAACTTGACTCAGAGGTTACAGAACCTCAAT TACTCCGGAAAAAATGAAATTAGGAAAATACTGATTGATCTTGATCTCGAAG AGGGAGATTGCAGTAGGACTAAGCAAAAGGACGTTAGAACTGGACTGATTGTACTTGATTCGGAATGTACAGAACTTCAGT CTTTACAAAGTCTCAAGACTAGGAAAAAGAGCAAGATTGACGAACCAATTGACATTGATGCTAAAG AAGTGCAGGCGATCAAGCCTGCAGAAAAGCTCAGCATATATAACCTTGGAGGCGTCAATGCTTGTGTTACTAGTCAGCAATGCACATTTCCTGCATGCTGTCCTGTGAATATGGGACAAGAGAAGATTTCTGAACTGGATACCCCTTTGCAATATTTTTCTTCGAGCTATAAG AATGAGCCAGTTAATGTGATTTCAGATGACGATGACAGGATTGAAATTATTTCTTCGTCAGTTTTTACTTCTCCTGACGAGTGTAGAG ATTTTCTGGAGGAGCAACTTTTGGTTCATGCTTCTGATGGACATGAAATTGTAACTACAGTACTCCCTTTT GAAAGAGAAAATGTGAAAGTTGTCATTTCCcctgattttatgttttatagaggtaTGTATTGTACAGAGGGTCAGTTAACCTTTTCAAAAACCTGTCTCAAGTTTAAGGGCTCAACTGTAAATGGGACcaagaaaaaaattagttttgtATGGACTGTTGGTGATATCATCAGTATTGATTCACAATGGCTTGAAGGG GTTGAAACAGCCATTATAAATCTTGTTCTACTGTCAAAGAAGTCTAAGAGAGCTGGAAATGAAAATGAACCTTCAG CCATTGAGTTGTTGAAGTTTTCACTTTGTGATCCTTGCTGGTCTGAAAGGGAGAAAGCAATCAAATCAGTGAGTGTGAGATACAAGGATATATGGAACGCTATCTCTGA agaaaatgaagaaaatgccTTCATGGGACAGAGTAGAAGGTTTTTGTCAAAGCCATTTTTTTCTGA TTTCCATGAACATTTTGAAGAAGTTATCTATCCGAAAGGTGATCCTGATGCTATTTCAATTAGCAAGCGAGATGTTGCACTTCTACAGCCAGAGACATTTATCAATGATACCATCATTGACTTCTATATTAA ATATTTGAAGAACAAAATTCAACCTGAGGAACAACATAGGTtccatttttttaatagttttttctTTCGCAAGCTTGCTGATCTGGATAAAGGTTTATCTAGTGCTTGTCAACTGAAAGCAGCATTTGAACGTGTTCGTAAATGGACTAGGAAGGTGGATATATTTGCAAAGGATTACATTTTCATTCCTGTAAATTACAG TCTCCATTGGAGTTTGATTGTCATGTGTCATCCTGGTGAAGTGGCTAATTTCAGAG ATGAAGGAACTGAAAATTTACTTAACGTCCCTTGCATCTTGCACATGAATTCAATTAGAGGAAGCCACAGAGGCCTTAAAAATCTATTCCAAAG CTACTTATCTGAAGAGTGGAAAGAGAGTCATGGAGAGGCAGCAGATGATgttccttcaaattttttacaTTTACAATTTGTCCAACTAGAG GTACCACAACAGGAGAATTCATTTGACTGTGGCCTCTTCTTGCTGCACTATATGGAACTCTTCCTTCTTCAAGCATCACCCGACTTCTGCCCTTTTAAG cttaaTATGCATTGGTTTCCACCTGCCGAGGCTTCTTTGAAACGCTTTCATATCAAGAAGTTAATCTGTGAAATCTTTGACGAACAATCTTGTTATTCCACATCTCTCTTACCGGTCCGAAGTGAGCAAGACACTGGAGTGCAGATTTGCAGTTCCACAAAAACATGTTATGGTTATTACTCAAATTCCACTGTTAACCAGGGGCCTAACAACTTTGCACTCTCTGCAGCATCCCCTCCTATAGTTCTACGAAGTCATAAAGAGTTGGGATTGGAAGGTTTTAAATTTTACGGGGTGGACGTGCATGGAGGATCCCTTTCCCATGGAAATTATCAGCAGATTAATACACTTGGTAAAAGAATTGCCATGCCACCTATAGAGGCAACTTTCATTTCTTTGTTACCAACAAGCTTAAAGCATGAGATAAAGCAATTTGCTAGCTAA
- the LOC107887005 gene encoding probable ubiquitin-like-specific protease 2B isoform X3, with the protein MSSTSPMRTKELRRSPRSFSQGLRTLKEAARHLLVSTNTTFFNALSGKMKIATYQLILMTKLHIAAVLSEWKLAICRLNLTQRLQNLNYSGKNEIRKILIDLDLEEGDCSRTKQKDVRTGLIVLDSECTELQSLQSLKTRKKSKIDEPIDIDAKEVQAIKPAEKLSIYNLGGVNACVTSQQCTFPACCPVNMGQEKISELDTPLQYFSSSYKNEPVNVISDDDDRIEIISSSVFTSPDECRDFLEEQLLVHASDGHEIERENVKVVISPDFMFYRGMYCTEGQLTFSKTCLKFKGSTVNGTKKKISFVWTVGDIISIDSQWLEGVETAIINLVLLSKKSKRAGNENEPSAIELLKFSLCDPCWSEREKAIKSVSVRYKDIWNAISEENEENAFMGQSRRFLSKPFFSDFHEHFEEVIYPKGDPDAISISKRDVALLQPETFINDTIIDFYIKYLKNKIQPEEQHRFHFFNSFFFRKLADLDKGLSSACQLKAAFERVRKWTRKVDIFAKDYIFIPVNYSLHWSLIVMCHPGEVANFRDEGTENLLNVPCILHMNSIRGSHRGLKNLFQSYLSEEWKESHGEAADDVPSNFLHLQFVQLEVPQQENSFDCGLFLLHYMELFLLQASPDFCPFKLNMHWFPPAEASLKRFHIKKLICEIFDEQSCYSTSLLPVRSEQDTGVQICSSTKTCYGYYSNSTVNQGPNNFALSAASPPIVLRSHKELGLEGFKFYGVDVHGGSLSHGNYQQINTLGKRIAMPPIEATFISLLPTSLKHEIKQFAS; encoded by the exons ATGTCTTCGACTTCGCCGATGAGGACGAAAGAATTGAGGAGGAGTCCGCGGAGTTTCTCGCAAGGTTTAAGAACCCTAAAAGAGGCAGCACGGCATCTCCTTGTCTCAACAAATACAACTTTCTTCAATGCT TTGTCCGGCAAAATGAAAATAGCAACATACCAATTGATCTTGATGACGAAG TTGCATATTGCAGCAGTACTAAGCGAATGGAAGTTAGCAATCTGCCGGTTGAACTTGACTCAGAGGTTACAGAACCTCAAT TACTCCGGAAAAAATGAAATTAGGAAAATACTGATTGATCTTGATCTCGAAG AGGGAGATTGCAGTAGGACTAAGCAAAAGGACGTTAGAACTGGACTGATTGTACTTGATTCGGAATGTACAGAACTTCAGT CTTTACAAAGTCTCAAGACTAGGAAAAAGAGCAAGATTGACGAACCAATTGACATTGATGCTAAAG AAGTGCAGGCGATCAAGCCTGCAGAAAAGCTCAGCATATATAACCTTGGAGGCGTCAATGCTTGTGTTACTAGTCAGCAATGCACATTTCCTGCATGCTGTCCTGTGAATATGGGACAAGAGAAGATTTCTGAACTGGATACCCCTTTGCAATATTTTTCTTCGAGCTATAAG AATGAGCCAGTTAATGTGATTTCAGATGACGATGACAGGATTGAAATTATTTCTTCGTCAGTTTTTACTTCTCCTGACGAGTGTAGAG ATTTTCTGGAGGAGCAACTTTTGGTTCATGCTTCTGATGGACATGAAATT GAAAGAGAAAATGTGAAAGTTGTCATTTCCcctgattttatgttttatagaggtaTGTATTGTACAGAGGGTCAGTTAACCTTTTCAAAAACCTGTCTCAAGTTTAAGGGCTCAACTGTAAATGGGACcaagaaaaaaattagttttgtATGGACTGTTGGTGATATCATCAGTATTGATTCACAATGGCTTGAAGGG GTTGAAACAGCCATTATAAATCTTGTTCTACTGTCAAAGAAGTCTAAGAGAGCTGGAAATGAAAATGAACCTTCAG CCATTGAGTTGTTGAAGTTTTCACTTTGTGATCCTTGCTGGTCTGAAAGGGAGAAAGCAATCAAATCAGTGAGTGTGAGATACAAGGATATATGGAACGCTATCTCTGA agaaaatgaagaaaatgccTTCATGGGACAGAGTAGAAGGTTTTTGTCAAAGCCATTTTTTTCTGA TTTCCATGAACATTTTGAAGAAGTTATCTATCCGAAAGGTGATCCTGATGCTATTTCAATTAGCAAGCGAGATGTTGCACTTCTACAGCCAGAGACATTTATCAATGATACCATCATTGACTTCTATATTAA ATATTTGAAGAACAAAATTCAACCTGAGGAACAACATAGGTtccatttttttaatagttttttctTTCGCAAGCTTGCTGATCTGGATAAAGGTTTATCTAGTGCTTGTCAACTGAAAGCAGCATTTGAACGTGTTCGTAAATGGACTAGGAAGGTGGATATATTTGCAAAGGATTACATTTTCATTCCTGTAAATTACAG TCTCCATTGGAGTTTGATTGTCATGTGTCATCCTGGTGAAGTGGCTAATTTCAGAG ATGAAGGAACTGAAAATTTACTTAACGTCCCTTGCATCTTGCACATGAATTCAATTAGAGGAAGCCACAGAGGCCTTAAAAATCTATTCCAAAG CTACTTATCTGAAGAGTGGAAAGAGAGTCATGGAGAGGCAGCAGATGATgttccttcaaattttttacaTTTACAATTTGTCCAACTAGAG GTACCACAACAGGAGAATTCATTTGACTGTGGCCTCTTCTTGCTGCACTATATGGAACTCTTCCTTCTTCAAGCATCACCCGACTTCTGCCCTTTTAAG cttaaTATGCATTGGTTTCCACCTGCCGAGGCTTCTTTGAAACGCTTTCATATCAAGAAGTTAATCTGTGAAATCTTTGACGAACAATCTTGTTATTCCACATCTCTCTTACCGGTCCGAAGTGAGCAAGACACTGGAGTGCAGATTTGCAGTTCCACAAAAACATGTTATGGTTATTACTCAAATTCCACTGTTAACCAGGGGCCTAACAACTTTGCACTCTCTGCAGCATCCCCTCCTATAGTTCTACGAAGTCATAAAGAGTTGGGATTGGAAGGTTTTAAATTTTACGGGGTGGACGTGCATGGAGGATCCCTTTCCCATGGAAATTATCAGCAGATTAATACACTTGGTAAAAGAATTGCCATGCCACCTATAGAGGCAACTTTCATTTCTTTGTTACCAACAAGCTTAAAGCATGAGATAAAGCAATTTGCTAGCTAA
- the LOC107887005 gene encoding probable ubiquitin-like-specific protease 2B isoform X2: MSSTSPMRTKELRRSPRSFSQGLRTLKEAARHLLVSTNTTFFNALSGKMKIATYQLILMTKLHIAAVLSEWKLAICRLNLTQRLQNLNYSGKNEIRKILIDLDLEEGDCSRTKQKDVRTGLIVLDSECTELQSLQSLKTRKKSKIDEPIDIDAKEVQAIKPAEKLSIYNLGGVNACVTSQQCTFPACCPVNMGQEKISELDTPLQYFSSSYKNEPVNVISDDDDRIEIISSSVFTSPDECRDFLEEQLLVHASDGHEIVTTVLPFERENVKVVISPDFMFYRGMYCTEGQLTFSKTCLKFKGSTVNGTKKKISFVWTVGDIISIDSQWLEGVETAIINLVLLSKKSKRAGNENEPSAIELLKFSLCDPCWSEREKAIKSVSVRYKDIWNAISEENEENAFMGQSRRFLSKPFFSDFHEHFEEVIYPKGDPDAISISKRDVALLQPETFINDTIIDFYIKYLKNKIQPEEQHRFHFFNSFFFRKLADLDKGLSSACQLKAAFERVRKWTRKVDIFAKDYIFIPVNYSLHWSLIVMCHPGEVANFRDEGTENLLNVPCILHMNSIRGSHRGLKNLFQSYLSEEWKESHGEAADDVPSNFLHLQFVQLEVPQQENSFDCGLFLLHYMELFLLQASPDFCPFKLNMHWFPPAEASLKRFHIKKLICEIFDEQSCYSTSLLPVRSEQDTGVQICSSTKTCYGYYSNSTVNQGPNNFALSAASPPIVLRSHKELGLEGFKFYGVDVHGGSLSHGNYQQINTLGNRRDQRRNSCRFAFGSRWSESCWTSN; encoded by the exons ATGTCTTCGACTTCGCCGATGAGGACGAAAGAATTGAGGAGGAGTCCGCGGAGTTTCTCGCAAGGTTTAAGAACCCTAAAAGAGGCAGCACGGCATCTCCTTGTCTCAACAAATACAACTTTCTTCAATGCT TTGTCCGGCAAAATGAAAATAGCAACATACCAATTGATCTTGATGACGAAG TTGCATATTGCAGCAGTACTAAGCGAATGGAAGTTAGCAATCTGCCGGTTGAACTTGACTCAGAGGTTACAGAACCTCAAT TACTCCGGAAAAAATGAAATTAGGAAAATACTGATTGATCTTGATCTCGAAG AGGGAGATTGCAGTAGGACTAAGCAAAAGGACGTTAGAACTGGACTGATTGTACTTGATTCGGAATGTACAGAACTTCAGT CTTTACAAAGTCTCAAGACTAGGAAAAAGAGCAAGATTGACGAACCAATTGACATTGATGCTAAAG AAGTGCAGGCGATCAAGCCTGCAGAAAAGCTCAGCATATATAACCTTGGAGGCGTCAATGCTTGTGTTACTAGTCAGCAATGCACATTTCCTGCATGCTGTCCTGTGAATATGGGACAAGAGAAGATTTCTGAACTGGATACCCCTTTGCAATATTTTTCTTCGAGCTATAAG AATGAGCCAGTTAATGTGATTTCAGATGACGATGACAGGATTGAAATTATTTCTTCGTCAGTTTTTACTTCTCCTGACGAGTGTAGAG ATTTTCTGGAGGAGCAACTTTTGGTTCATGCTTCTGATGGACATGAAATTGTAACTACAGTACTCCCTTTT GAAAGAGAAAATGTGAAAGTTGTCATTTCCcctgattttatgttttatagaggtaTGTATTGTACAGAGGGTCAGTTAACCTTTTCAAAAACCTGTCTCAAGTTTAAGGGCTCAACTGTAAATGGGACcaagaaaaaaattagttttgtATGGACTGTTGGTGATATCATCAGTATTGATTCACAATGGCTTGAAGGG GTTGAAACAGCCATTATAAATCTTGTTCTACTGTCAAAGAAGTCTAAGAGAGCTGGAAATGAAAATGAACCTTCAG CCATTGAGTTGTTGAAGTTTTCACTTTGTGATCCTTGCTGGTCTGAAAGGGAGAAAGCAATCAAATCAGTGAGTGTGAGATACAAGGATATATGGAACGCTATCTCTGA agaaaatgaagaaaatgccTTCATGGGACAGAGTAGAAGGTTTTTGTCAAAGCCATTTTTTTCTGA TTTCCATGAACATTTTGAAGAAGTTATCTATCCGAAAGGTGATCCTGATGCTATTTCAATTAGCAAGCGAGATGTTGCACTTCTACAGCCAGAGACATTTATCAATGATACCATCATTGACTTCTATATTAA ATATTTGAAGAACAAAATTCAACCTGAGGAACAACATAGGTtccatttttttaatagttttttctTTCGCAAGCTTGCTGATCTGGATAAAGGTTTATCTAGTGCTTGTCAACTGAAAGCAGCATTTGAACGTGTTCGTAAATGGACTAGGAAGGTGGATATATTTGCAAAGGATTACATTTTCATTCCTGTAAATTACAG TCTCCATTGGAGTTTGATTGTCATGTGTCATCCTGGTGAAGTGGCTAATTTCAGAG ATGAAGGAACTGAAAATTTACTTAACGTCCCTTGCATCTTGCACATGAATTCAATTAGAGGAAGCCACAGAGGCCTTAAAAATCTATTCCAAAG CTACTTATCTGAAGAGTGGAAAGAGAGTCATGGAGAGGCAGCAGATGATgttccttcaaattttttacaTTTACAATTTGTCCAACTAGAG GTACCACAACAGGAGAATTCATTTGACTGTGGCCTCTTCTTGCTGCACTATATGGAACTCTTCCTTCTTCAAGCATCACCCGACTTCTGCCCTTTTAAG cttaaTATGCATTGGTTTCCACCTGCCGAGGCTTCTTTGAAACGCTTTCATATCAAGAAGTTAATCTGTGAAATCTTTGACGAACAATCTTGTTATTCCACATCTCTCTTACCGGTCCGAAGTGAGCAAGACACTGGAGTGCAGATTTGCAGTTCCACAAAAACATGTTATGGTTATTACTCAAATTCCACTGTTAACCAGGGGCCTAACAACTTTGCACTCTCTGCAGCATCCCCTCCTATAGTTCTACGAAGTCATAAAGAGTTGGGATTGGAAGGTTTTAAATTTTACGGGGTGGACGTGCATGGAGGATCCCTTTCCCATGGAAATTATCAGCAGATTAATACACTTG GAAATCGAAGAGACCAGAGAAGAAATAGCTGCCGATTTGCTTTCGGGTCTAGATGGTCAGAAAGTTGCTGGACCAGTAACTAA
- the LOC107887005 gene encoding probable ubiquitin-like-specific protease 2B isoform X5 codes for MSSTSPMRTKELRRSPRSFSQGLRTLKEAARHLLVSTNTTFFNALSGKMKIATYQLILMTKLHIAAVLSEWKLAICRLNLTQRLQNLNYSGKNEIRKILIDLDLEEGDCSRTKQKDVRTGLIVLDSECTELQSLQSLKTRKKSKIDEPIDIDAKEVQAIKPAEKLSIYNLGGVNACVTSQQCTFPACCPVNMGQEKISELDTPLQYFSSSYKNEPVNVISDDDDRIEIISSSVFTSPDECRDFLEEQLLVHASDGHEIVTTVLPFERENVKVVISPDFMFYRGMYCTEGQLTFSKTCLKFKGSTVNGTKKKISFVWTVGDIISIDSQWLEGVETAIINLVLLSKKSKRAGNENEPSAIELLKFSLCDPCWSEREKAIKSVSVRYKDIWNAISEENEENAFMGQSRRFLSKPFFSDFHEHFEEVIYPKGDPDAISISKRDVALLQPETFINDTIIDFYIKYLKNKIQPEEQHRFHFFNSFFFRKLADLDKGLSSACQLKAAFERVRKWTRKVDIFAKDYIFIPVNYSLHWSLIVMCHPGEVANFRDEGTENLLNVPCILHMNSIRGSHRGLKNLFQSYLSEEWKESHGEAADDVPSNFLHLQFVQLEVPQQENSFDCGLFLLHYMELFLLQASPDFCPFKLNMHWFPPAEASLKRFHIKKLICEIFDEQSCYSTSLLPVRTSPPIVLRSHKELGLEGFKFYGVDVHGGSLSHGNYQQINTLGNRRDQRRNSCRFAFGSRWSESCWTSN; via the exons ATGTCTTCGACTTCGCCGATGAGGACGAAAGAATTGAGGAGGAGTCCGCGGAGTTTCTCGCAAGGTTTAAGAACCCTAAAAGAGGCAGCACGGCATCTCCTTGTCTCAACAAATACAACTTTCTTCAATGCT TTGTCCGGCAAAATGAAAATAGCAACATACCAATTGATCTTGATGACGAAG TTGCATATTGCAGCAGTACTAAGCGAATGGAAGTTAGCAATCTGCCGGTTGAACTTGACTCAGAGGTTACAGAACCTCAAT TACTCCGGAAAAAATGAAATTAGGAAAATACTGATTGATCTTGATCTCGAAG AGGGAGATTGCAGTAGGACTAAGCAAAAGGACGTTAGAACTGGACTGATTGTACTTGATTCGGAATGTACAGAACTTCAGT CTTTACAAAGTCTCAAGACTAGGAAAAAGAGCAAGATTGACGAACCAATTGACATTGATGCTAAAG AAGTGCAGGCGATCAAGCCTGCAGAAAAGCTCAGCATATATAACCTTGGAGGCGTCAATGCTTGTGTTACTAGTCAGCAATGCACATTTCCTGCATGCTGTCCTGTGAATATGGGACAAGAGAAGATTTCTGAACTGGATACCCCTTTGCAATATTTTTCTTCGAGCTATAAG AATGAGCCAGTTAATGTGATTTCAGATGACGATGACAGGATTGAAATTATTTCTTCGTCAGTTTTTACTTCTCCTGACGAGTGTAGAG ATTTTCTGGAGGAGCAACTTTTGGTTCATGCTTCTGATGGACATGAAATTGTAACTACAGTACTCCCTTTT GAAAGAGAAAATGTGAAAGTTGTCATTTCCcctgattttatgttttatagaggtaTGTATTGTACAGAGGGTCAGTTAACCTTTTCAAAAACCTGTCTCAAGTTTAAGGGCTCAACTGTAAATGGGACcaagaaaaaaattagttttgtATGGACTGTTGGTGATATCATCAGTATTGATTCACAATGGCTTGAAGGG GTTGAAACAGCCATTATAAATCTTGTTCTACTGTCAAAGAAGTCTAAGAGAGCTGGAAATGAAAATGAACCTTCAG CCATTGAGTTGTTGAAGTTTTCACTTTGTGATCCTTGCTGGTCTGAAAGGGAGAAAGCAATCAAATCAGTGAGTGTGAGATACAAGGATATATGGAACGCTATCTCTGA agaaaatgaagaaaatgccTTCATGGGACAGAGTAGAAGGTTTTTGTCAAAGCCATTTTTTTCTGA TTTCCATGAACATTTTGAAGAAGTTATCTATCCGAAAGGTGATCCTGATGCTATTTCAATTAGCAAGCGAGATGTTGCACTTCTACAGCCAGAGACATTTATCAATGATACCATCATTGACTTCTATATTAA ATATTTGAAGAACAAAATTCAACCTGAGGAACAACATAGGTtccatttttttaatagttttttctTTCGCAAGCTTGCTGATCTGGATAAAGGTTTATCTAGTGCTTGTCAACTGAAAGCAGCATTTGAACGTGTTCGTAAATGGACTAGGAAGGTGGATATATTTGCAAAGGATTACATTTTCATTCCTGTAAATTACAG TCTCCATTGGAGTTTGATTGTCATGTGTCATCCTGGTGAAGTGGCTAATTTCAGAG ATGAAGGAACTGAAAATTTACTTAACGTCCCTTGCATCTTGCACATGAATTCAATTAGAGGAAGCCACAGAGGCCTTAAAAATCTATTCCAAAG CTACTTATCTGAAGAGTGGAAAGAGAGTCATGGAGAGGCAGCAGATGATgttccttcaaattttttacaTTTACAATTTGTCCAACTAGAG GTACCACAACAGGAGAATTCATTTGACTGTGGCCTCTTCTTGCTGCACTATATGGAACTCTTCCTTCTTCAAGCATCACCCGACTTCTGCCCTTTTAAG cttaaTATGCATTGGTTTCCACCTGCCGAGGCTTCTTTGAAACGCTTTCATATCAAGAAGTTAATCTGTGAAATCTTTGACGAACAATCTTGTTATTCCACATCTCTCTTACCGGTCCGAA CATCCCCTCCTATAGTTCTACGAAGTCATAAAGAGTTGGGATTGGAAGGTTTTAAATTTTACGGGGTGGACGTGCATGGAGGATCCCTTTCCCATGGAAATTATCAGCAGATTAATACACTTG GAAATCGAAGAGACCAGAGAAGAAATAGCTGCCGATTTGCTTTCGGGTCTAGATGGTCAGAAAGTTGCTGGACCAGTAACTAA